One genomic window of Coffea eugenioides isolate CCC68of chromosome 1, Ceug_1.0, whole genome shotgun sequence includes the following:
- the LOC113770780 gene encoding receptor-like protein 34, producing the protein MQLAMQIRVLDSRVDCCKWKGVVCSNRSGRVIQLHFQRPDPEIDVHGEEEKSPLSGNQFEGSLDGIWNWSSLTSLDLSFNNFATFLPSQLSTLTALISLDLGNNHFRGSIPSSIANISNLQYLDLSYNYLSPSLPSEVFTSKDLITPDASGNHLNGPIPSTVGNCTKLEYLLLFDNALSGLIPSNLGRCTKLKYLWLNDNALSGSILSNLGKLSSLEHWDVSYNKLAGTLPESLGQLSKLIELIIYDNSMEGIVSESHLNNLTALTYFDASGNSLTLRVSAS; encoded by the exons ATGCAACTTGCCATGCAA ATTCGCGTCTTGGATTCACGCGTTGATTGCTGCAAATGGAAAGGAGTTGTTTGTAGCAACCGAAGTGGCCGCGTGATTCAACTTCACTTTCAGAGACCTGATCCTGAAATTGATGTTCATGGTGAGGAGGAAAAATCACCATTAAGCG GGAATCAATTCGAAGGCTCCTTGGATGGAATTTGGAATTGGAGTTCCCTTACATCTTTGGATCTATCATTCAATAACTTCGCCACCTTCCTCCCAAGCCAATTATCCACTTTAACTGCCCTAATTTCACTTGATCTTGGCAACAATCACTTTCGAGGTTCTATCCCAAGCTCTATTGCCAACATTTCCAATCTTCAATATCTTGATCTATCTTATAACTATCTTAGTCCCTCTTTACCAAGTGAAGTATTCACATCGAAGGACTTGATTACACCTGAtgcaagtggtaatcacttaaaTGGTCCAATTCCAAGCACAGTTGGCAATTGTACCAAGCTCGAATACCTTTTGCTATTTGATAATGCTCTATCTGGTTTAATTCCATCAAATTTAGGAAGATGTACTAAGCTAAAATACCTTTGGCTAAATGATAATGCTCTATCTGGTTCAATTCTGTCAAATTTAGGAAAATTGTCATCCTTGGAGCACTGGGATGTATCTTACAACAAACTCGCTGGAACTCTTCCTGAAAGTCTTGGGCAGCTTTCCAAACTTATAGAGCTTATTATTTATGACAATTCAATGGAAGGCATTGTGAGTGAGAGTCACCTAAACAATCTAACAGCTTTAACGTATTTTGATGCATCAGGAAACTCCTTGACGTTAAGAGTAAGTGCAAGTTAG
- the LOC113770790 gene encoding expansin-A13-like, which produces MGTEVKRIPQLVTPQVKEFVPRSKKLVRSHCHYSPSSSTPSSYTEWRSARATYYTAAEPGDPVGGACGYGDLEKMGYGKATAALSTVLFEKGQICGACFQVRCVEDLRWCIPGTSIIVTATNFCAPNYGFEADGGGHCNFPNAHFVLPIEAFEKIAIWKATNMPIQYRRY; this is translated from the exons ATGGGGACTGAGGTGAAGAGGATTCCTCAACTGGTGACTCCTCAGGTGAAGGAGTTCGTTCCTCGCTCGAAGAAG CTAGTCCGCTCCCACTGCCACTACTCCCCTTCTTCCTCCACCCCCTCCTCCTACACAGAGTGGAGATCCGCCAGAGCCACCTACTACACCGCCGCGGAACCGGGAGACCCGGTTGGTGGGGCTTGTGGTTATGGGGACCTGGAGAAAATGGGATACGGGAAAGCCACAGCTGCACTCAGTACAGTCCTGTTTGAAAAGGGTCAGATTTGTGGAGCTTGCTTTCAAGTTAGGTGTGTTGAGGACCTGAGATGGTGTATTCCTGGGACTTCCATTATTGTTACTGCGACTAACTTTTGTGCTCCGAATTATGGGTTTGAAGCTGATGGTGGAGGACATTGTAATTTCCCTAATGCACATTTTGTACTTCCCATTGAAGCTTTTGAGAAAATTGCCATTTGGAAAGCTACTAATATGCCCATTCAGTATCGCAGGTATTGA